From Haloarcula sp. CBA1127, a single genomic window includes:
- a CDS encoding anthranilate phosphoribosyltransferase has protein sequence MAQATREYGEWPLKRLMTEVVGSGHKSADDMSRTQAREAFRRILGDEPDHTTLGAFWLANRWKRNSPEELGAYVDVMSEESVETATPDADPVDCGANYDGKGRSAILGVGAGVVAAAAGTPVVVHSGDRVPTQKQDAYKHVLDELGVRTEIEPSESADMVDEVGFGYYYQPEFNPGIDALFERRDNMGVRTFVNTVETLANPANASVHLGSFYHLAFAKKMVRTLAQSETSNVERALFFQGMEGYDDVRPGETIVAEWPVTGEESDDEDIADFEIRTGEYGMDIESEDLQVDDVAEESAAITEAVLAGEREDGFADAVALNAALRIYAREDADSIQGGLEQAREAIADGSAAATLDDLRAF, from the coding sequence ATGGCGCAAGCGACCCGGGAGTACGGCGAATGGCCGCTCAAACGACTCATGACGGAAGTCGTCGGCTCCGGTCACAAATCGGCCGACGATATGTCACGCACACAGGCCCGGGAGGCGTTCCGACGCATCCTCGGCGACGAACCCGACCACACGACGCTCGGCGCGTTCTGGCTCGCCAACCGGTGGAAACGCAACAGTCCCGAGGAACTGGGTGCGTACGTCGACGTGATGTCCGAGGAATCGGTCGAGACAGCCACGCCGGACGCCGACCCAGTCGACTGCGGGGCCAACTACGACGGCAAGGGCCGGTCCGCGATTCTCGGCGTCGGCGCAGGTGTCGTCGCCGCCGCCGCCGGGACGCCCGTTGTCGTCCACTCCGGCGACCGCGTCCCGACGCAGAAACAGGACGCCTACAAGCACGTGCTGGACGAACTGGGCGTCCGAACCGAAATCGAGCCGAGCGAAAGTGCCGATATGGTCGACGAGGTCGGCTTCGGCTACTACTACCAGCCCGAGTTCAACCCCGGCATCGACGCCCTGTTCGAGCGCCGCGACAACATGGGCGTCCGGACGTTCGTCAACACTGTCGAGACGCTTGCGAACCCCGCCAACGCCAGTGTGCATCTCGGCAGCTTCTACCACCTGGCCTTCGCAAAGAAGATGGTCCGAACGCTCGCCCAGTCCGAAACCAGCAACGTCGAGCGTGCCCTGTTCTTCCAGGGAATGGAAGGCTACGACGACGTTCGCCCCGGCGAGACAATCGTGGCCGAATGGCCCGTCACCGGCGAGGAGTCCGACGACGAGGACATCGCGGACTTCGAAATCCGCACCGGCGAGTACGGGATGGACATCGAGAGCGAGGACCTGCAGGTCGATGACGTGGCCGAAGAGTCGGCGGCGATAACCGAGGCTGTGCTGGCCGGCGAGCGCGAAGACGGCTTTGCCGATGCTGTCGCGCTCAACGCCGCCCTCCGCATCTATGCCCGTGAGGACGCCGACAGTATTCAGGGCGGCCTCGAACAGGCCCGTGAAGCGATTGCCGACGGCAGCGCAGCGGCGACACTCGACGATCTCCGGGCCTTCTAA
- a CDS encoding alpha/beta fold hydrolase — translation MGQHASARDSTAWTVPASETPGIHELVDTNGIRLHTVTAGPPDGDLVVLLHGFPEFWYAWKHQIPRLADAGYRVVAPDLRGYNHSDKPDGVAAYHIDELVADVAGLVSAHDREQAHVVGHDWGGVIAWQTAIDRPDVVDQLAVLNAPHPSAFERELRRSADQRLRSWYVLFFQLPVLPEASLRWKDFTMLERILADGPTRPDAFTDTDVTRYKRALGQPGARTAAVNYYRALVRRNAKLTLTAGGVGNRPVTASTLLIWGVQDDALSLDLTQDLEEWVPDCRVERLPAASHWVQFDAPEQVSELLLSHLP, via the coding sequence ATGGGACAACACGCCAGCGCTCGTGACAGCACTGCGTGGACAGTACCCGCATCGGAAACACCCGGAATCCACGAGCTGGTCGACACCAACGGTATCAGGCTCCATACCGTGACCGCCGGGCCGCCAGACGGCGACCTCGTCGTCCTGTTGCATGGCTTTCCGGAGTTCTGGTACGCCTGGAAACACCAGATTCCGCGACTCGCCGACGCCGGCTACCGCGTGGTTGCACCCGACCTCCGGGGGTACAATCACTCCGACAAGCCCGACGGCGTCGCCGCGTATCACATCGACGAACTGGTCGCTGATGTCGCGGGCCTCGTTTCGGCGCACGACCGCGAACAGGCCCACGTTGTTGGGCACGACTGGGGCGGCGTAATCGCCTGGCAGACCGCCATCGACCGTCCCGATGTCGTCGACCAGCTCGCGGTCCTGAATGCACCCCACCCGTCGGCGTTCGAACGGGAGCTCCGCCGCTCGGCCGACCAGCGCCTGCGGTCCTGGTACGTGCTGTTCTTTCAGCTCCCGGTCCTTCCCGAGGCCAGCCTCCGCTGGAAGGATTTCACCATGTTAGAGCGCATCCTCGCTGACGGGCCGACCCGCCCCGACGCCTTCACCGATACCGACGTGACGCGGTACAAGCGGGCGCTCGGGCAACCGGGTGCACGTACGGCCGCGGTCAACTACTACCGGGCACTCGTCCGGCGGAACGCAAAGCTGACGCTCACAGCGGGCGGCGTCGGCAACCGTCCAGTGACAGCGTCAACGCTCCTTATCTGGGGGGTTCAGGACGATGCGCTCTCGCTCGACCTGACCCAGGACCTCGAAGAATGGGTCCCGGACTGTCGAGTCGAGCGGCTCCCGGCGGCGAGCCACTGGGTCCAGTTCGACGCCCCCGAGCAGGTGTCAGAGCTACTGCTGTCACACCTACCGTAG
- a CDS encoding peptidylprolyl isomerase has product MSDLTATLHTTEGEIEVELYDERVPTTVENFVGLAEGADDYDGTEVGPGTGAWEDPESSEKRIDPLYTDIDIHRIIENFMIQMGDPTGTGRGGPGYSFDDEFHDELSHDGPGVLSMANSGPNTNGSQFFITLDAQPHLDGKHAVFGKVIDGMDVVESIGSVDTDRNDAPTEEMLLESVEVHR; this is encoded by the coding sequence ATGAGTGACCTGACTGCGACCCTCCACACGACAGAGGGCGAGATCGAAGTCGAACTGTACGACGAGCGCGTGCCGACGACCGTCGAGAACTTCGTCGGCCTGGCCGAAGGGGCCGACGACTACGACGGGACCGAAGTCGGTCCGGGGACTGGCGCGTGGGAAGACCCTGAATCCAGCGAGAAGCGCATCGACCCGCTGTACACTGATATCGACATCCACCGAATCATCGAGAACTTCATGATCCAGATGGGCGACCCGACCGGCACCGGTCGCGGCGGCCCCGGCTACTCCTTCGACGACGAGTTCCACGACGAGCTCAGCCACGACGGCCCGGGCGTCCTCAGCATGGCCAACAGCGGCCCGAACACCAACGGCTCACAGTTCTTCATCACCCTCGACGCCCAGCCCCACCTCGACGGCAAGCACGCCGTCTTCGGGAAGGTCATCGACGGGATGGACGTTGTCGAGTCTATCGGCAGCGTCGACACCGACCGCAACGACGCGCCGACCGAGGAGATGCTACTGGAATCGGTCGAAGTTCACCGGTAA
- a CDS encoding MOSC domain-containing protein — protein sequence MAHVERLTVYPVKALDGMDCNSVSIRPGGTLAHDREFAMFDGDGGVVNGKRTDRVHDIDTGYDPETGTLSVTSEADSASFELRDAGERIRAADWLSEFFDVDLTVERDETLGYVDRREMGPSVISTATLETVASWFDDVTVDGLRRRLRANVEIGGVPAFWEDRFVGAEAPAFQAGGVRFEGVTPCGRCVVPQRDPDTGEETPGFREQFIERRQETFPEWADRDAFDHFYTLMLIARVPKADRGSDLAVGDAVEVVPAVETS from the coding sequence GTGGCACACGTCGAGCGACTCACCGTCTACCCCGTCAAGGCACTGGACGGCATGGACTGCAACTCAGTATCGATCCGCCCGGGCGGGACGCTGGCGCACGACCGCGAGTTCGCCATGTTCGACGGCGACGGCGGCGTGGTCAACGGGAAGCGGACCGACCGCGTCCACGACATTGACACCGGCTACGATCCCGAAACGGGAACGCTATCGGTTACCAGCGAAGCCGACAGTGCATCGTTCGAACTCCGGGATGCAGGTGAGCGCATCCGAGCGGCCGACTGGCTCAGCGAATTTTTCGATGTGGACCTGACCGTCGAGCGCGACGAGACGCTTGGCTACGTCGACCGGCGGGAGATGGGGCCGTCGGTCATCAGCACCGCGACGCTGGAAACTGTGGCATCGTGGTTCGACGACGTGACCGTCGACGGACTGCGACGGCGACTTCGCGCGAACGTCGAAATCGGCGGCGTCCCGGCGTTTTGGGAGGACCGCTTCGTCGGCGCGGAGGCTCCCGCATTCCAGGCCGGCGGCGTTCGCTTTGAAGGAGTGACACCCTGTGGTCGCTGTGTGGTCCCCCAGCGGGACCCCGATACCGGCGAGGAAACCCCGGGGTTCCGGGAACAGTTCATCGAACGCCGGCAAGAGACGTTTCCGGAGTGGGCCGACCGGGACGCCTTCGATCACTTCTACACCCTGATGCTCATTGCCCGCGTTCCCAAGGCCGACCGCGGTTCGGACCTTGCCGTCGGAGACGCTGTCGAGGTCGTGCCGGCAGTCGAAACGTCGTGA
- a CDS encoding ABC transporter substrate-binding protein, whose amino-acid sequence MERRSFLKATGSAAAAAALAGCSSDSDETEGTEEGTGGGMDSTDGSGGDVGTDLKQEGDLWRVNTGTMTTMDPIEATDTSSGIVIQQMFDPLMNYPDAQPAVEGLMAADYEVSEDFTTYTFQLKDATFHNGDTVTASDFVYAFERLTASDNSSRAYFVLDSLGVTHETTTETVDGEEQEVYKPGTLGVEAVDETTLEIQLESPFASTLEMLAYSSFAPVPEGMIGDIEGYEGEVTQAEFSSSSPVGNGPFEFDTWDSGTEARVSAYDDYYGESPNVDGVHFAVIESDSANYNYAMNRNADIFELPTAQYDPGKVSVEEEDDQGRQNGTYGELRNGATANYSAVSSIGVFYLGFNMASVPKPVRQAVAYAMNQHTVVEQVFKQRGEPAYNFTPKSIFPGGPQNYNDRAENEYPYGYDDSQLGEARSVMEEAGYGENERFAMELTIYESGVWSETASILRDQLESVFIDLEVNRAPFNTLLERGRNGELEMYSLGWIADWPAPDNFLQLLNPPQTDTSLDFPISYVNWQPENGDAAQQAEEAYQSIGENPAPTEEDQAARNDAYIQLENANWEDVAMLPVYHELRELFWYDHVDFTPPAGMGPSRQKMDTVSLGDRE is encoded by the coding sequence ATGGAACGGCGATCGTTTCTGAAAGCAACGGGCAGTGCTGCGGCGGCCGCAGCGCTGGCAGGATGTTCCAGTGATAGCGACGAGACTGAGGGAACAGAGGAGGGGACTGGCGGCGGTATGGACTCGACAGACGGCAGTGGGGGCGATGTCGGGACCGACCTGAAACAAGAGGGGGACCTCTGGCGGGTCAACACGGGCACGATGACGACGATGGACCCGATCGAGGCGACAGACACCTCGTCGGGGATCGTCATCCAGCAGATGTTCGATCCGCTGATGAACTATCCCGACGCGCAGCCCGCTGTAGAGGGGCTTATGGCTGCGGACTACGAAGTATCTGAGGACTTCACAACCTACACGTTCCAGTTGAAGGATGCGACCTTCCACAACGGGGACACCGTAACCGCCAGCGACTTTGTCTACGCGTTCGAGCGGCTGACGGCATCTGACAACTCCAGTCGTGCCTATTTCGTTCTGGACTCGCTGGGCGTGACACACGAAACGACGACCGAGACGGTCGACGGCGAGGAGCAGGAAGTGTACAAGCCGGGGACGCTTGGCGTCGAAGCTGTCGACGAAACGACGCTCGAAATCCAGTTGGAGTCACCGTTTGCCTCCACGCTGGAGATGCTTGCGTATTCCTCCTTCGCACCGGTTCCTGAGGGCATGATCGGCGACATCGAAGGGTACGAGGGCGAGGTCACACAGGCCGAGTTCTCCAGTTCGAGCCCGGTCGGCAACGGGCCCTTCGAGTTCGATACATGGGACTCCGGCACTGAGGCCAGGGTCAGCGCGTACGACGACTATTACGGCGAGAGCCCAAACGTCGACGGCGTCCACTTTGCGGTCATCGAGAGCGATTCAGCCAATTACAACTACGCGATGAACCGCAATGCCGATATCTTCGAGCTCCCCACAGCGCAGTACGACCCCGGGAAGGTATCTGTCGAGGAGGAAGACGACCAGGGACGTCAGAACGGGACCTACGGCGAGTTGCGTAACGGCGCCACGGCCAATTACTCCGCTGTGTCGAGCATCGGGGTGTTCTATCTCGGCTTTAATATGGCCAGCGTGCCCAAGCCGGTCCGCCAGGCGGTCGCGTACGCGATGAACCAGCACACCGTTGTCGAGCAGGTCTTCAAACAGCGCGGCGAGCCTGCCTACAACTTCACGCCGAAATCCATCTTCCCCGGCGGCCCCCAGAACTACAACGACCGCGCCGAAAACGAGTACCCGTACGGCTACGACGACAGCCAGCTCGGAGAGGCCCGCTCAGTGATGGAAGAGGCTGGCTACGGCGAAAACGAGCGTTTCGCCATGGAGCTGACAATCTACGAGTCCGGTGTCTGGAGCGAAACCGCAAGCATCCTTCGGGACCAGCTTGAGAGTGTCTTCATCGACCTCGAAGTCAATCGAGCGCCGTTCAACACGCTCCTCGAACGTGGTCGCAACGGCGAACTAGAGATGTACTCGCTTGGCTGGATCGCCGACTGGCCCGCCCCGGACAACTTCCTCCAGCTGCTGAACCCGCCACAGACCGATACGAGCCTCGATTTCCCGATTTCCTACGTCAACTGGCAGCCGGAGAACGGCGACGCTGCACAGCAGGCTGAGGAGGCGTATCAGTCAATCGGCGAGAACCCAGCACCGACAGAAGAGGACCAGGCCGCCCGGAACGACGCGTACATCCAGCTTGAGAATGCCAACTGGGAAGACGTCGCAATGCTGCCGGTGTATCACGAGCTGCGGGAGTTGTTCTGGTACGACCATGTCGACTTTACGCCGCCAGCCGGGATGGGGCCAAGCCGACAGAAGATGGACACTGTGTCGCTCGGAGACAGAGAGTAA
- a CDS encoding ABC transporter permease — translation MSRATYMLKRLVLSIPVIIFGTTVTFAIIRLGPLSPAAAILGPQGDARAIRQIEQRLGLNEPLWEQYFDFMGNLFLFDLGQSWVINSGTPAVDLIVSYAPRTIWLGFWAVVIAIGIGIPLGFYAGLNPNTFSDYFASFGGIVWRAMPNFWLAVILVTVLSQSEQLFGFSWTSFIVETNVVTSPNLAVLRSPTRLITDPGQAWTNLAKATKQILPPALVLGSASMGTEMRIGRTAVLETINSKYVETAKAKGVSPRALVWKHIFRNALIPLVPVITAEAFILIGGSVLVETVFSINGIGLLFVKAAKQGDLPLVGTLMYLFILLIVGLNIVQDFAYTIIDPRVGYDA, via the coding sequence ATGAGCCGCGCTACGTATATGCTCAAGCGCTTGGTACTGTCAATCCCTGTTATTATATTTGGGACGACAGTAACGTTCGCAATTATCCGGCTGGGGCCGCTCAGTCCTGCAGCGGCGATCCTCGGCCCGCAAGGTGACGCACGCGCGATTCGACAGATCGAGCAACGGTTGGGATTGAACGAGCCGCTCTGGGAACAATACTTCGATTTCATGGGTAATCTGTTCCTGTTCGATCTGGGCCAGTCGTGGGTGATCAACTCCGGCACGCCGGCCGTCGACCTTATTGTTAGCTACGCACCGCGGACGATCTGGCTCGGATTCTGGGCGGTCGTGATCGCCATCGGAATCGGCATTCCGCTCGGCTTCTACGCCGGCCTGAATCCCAATACGTTCTCGGACTACTTCGCCTCCTTCGGCGGGATTGTCTGGCGAGCGATGCCGAACTTCTGGCTCGCGGTCATTCTGGTGACGGTGCTTTCGCAGTCGGAACAGCTGTTCGGGTTCAGCTGGACCAGCTTTATCGTCGAGACTAACGTCGTGACCTCGCCGAACCTCGCCGTGCTGAGGAGTCCTACAAGACTCATAACGGACCCGGGACAGGCATGGACCAACCTCGCAAAAGCGACAAAACAGATACTGCCGCCCGCGCTAGTACTCGGGTCCGCATCGATGGGTACAGAGATGCGTATCGGCCGAACTGCCGTGCTCGAAACTATCAACTCGAAGTACGTTGAGACGGCAAAGGCCAAAGGCGTCTCACCGCGGGCGCTGGTCTGGAAACATATCTTCCGGAACGCGCTGATTCCGCTCGTGCCGGTAATCACTGCGGAGGCGTTCATCCTGATCGGCGGGTCAGTGCTTGTCGAGACTGTCTTCTCGATTAATGGCATCGGCCTGCTGTTCGTCAAGGCGGCAAAACAGGGTGATCTGCCGCTTGTTGGAACACTGATGTATCTGTTCATCCTCCTTATCGTCGGGCTGAATATCGTACAGGACTTCGCGTACACAATTATCGATCCACGCGTGGGGTACGACGCATGA
- a CDS encoding ABC transporter permease, whose translation METEPTEDIDQPLRDRLKAHPGPALLWGAVLCVLLLLEGPTYLDGLLGAIGYGLALLPGSPGAEAFASASAFFSELPHLLSRELIPNRGYYDGSAWQGTFLGLEPKYAWLIRFLLVYVYVAVLLGWLWYGYVLFRRHYRAADWTPTDDVIDRLRTHYWGLFGLAVVVFFVTMAAFAPVVGPTTAEENIEGPYSYDMQYYNEDTETVETITIGEANLGSASRGSGDSNVGVWSYDDFGRFHPVGTLVSGKDLFTFLAFGARVSLFIGLGSMAIAGFIATTLALVTAYYKGVADLIVVLTSDSVQAMPALLLVILATVVFKNHWIAELYNGAMLFILLFALIRWPGLWRAVRGPALQVGEQEWVDAAKSYGQRPTVIMRKHMAPYILGYLLVYASLTLGGVIISVSALSFIGLGINAPTPEWGRAINIGQQYVASQSWHISLIPGLLITLVVTGFNALSDGIRDAIDPQSEGAEGGAAGAAAGGGGG comes from the coding sequence ATGGAGACAGAACCCACCGAAGACATCGATCAGCCGTTGCGGGACCGGCTCAAGGCGCATCCCGGGCCGGCACTGCTGTGGGGTGCTGTGCTCTGTGTCCTGTTACTGCTTGAGGGACCAACGTACCTCGATGGGCTGCTCGGTGCGATAGGCTACGGACTCGCGCTGCTCCCTGGATCGCCCGGCGCCGAGGCGTTCGCCAGTGCATCAGCCTTCTTCAGCGAACTACCACATCTGCTGAGCCGAGAACTGATACCCAACCGTGGGTACTACGACGGGAGCGCTTGGCAAGGCACGTTCCTCGGCCTTGAGCCGAAGTACGCATGGCTCATTCGCTTCCTGTTGGTATATGTCTATGTTGCAGTCTTGCTGGGCTGGCTGTGGTACGGCTACGTGCTCTTCCGTCGGCACTACCGCGCTGCTGACTGGACACCGACTGACGACGTCATCGACCGACTCCGAACCCACTACTGGGGTCTGTTCGGACTCGCTGTCGTCGTCTTCTTCGTTACGATGGCCGCGTTCGCACCCGTTGTCGGCCCAACGACGGCCGAAGAGAATATTGAAGGACCGTACTCCTACGATATGCAGTACTACAACGAAGACACGGAGACGGTCGAAACGATTACTATTGGCGAAGCGAACCTCGGTTCCGCTTCCCGTGGTAGCGGGGACAGCAATGTCGGCGTCTGGAGTTACGACGACTTCGGGCGGTTCCACCCTGTCGGAACGCTCGTCAGCGGTAAGGATCTGTTCACCTTCCTCGCCTTTGGCGCACGGGTGTCACTGTTCATCGGCCTCGGGTCGATGGCGATTGCAGGCTTTATCGCGACGACGCTGGCATTAGTTACCGCCTACTACAAGGGGGTGGCCGATCTCATCGTGGTACTGACCAGTGACTCCGTGCAGGCAATGCCAGCATTACTGCTGGTGATTCTTGCGACAGTGGTGTTCAAGAACCACTGGATAGCGGAGCTGTACAACGGAGCGATGCTGTTCATCCTCCTGTTTGCGCTGATACGCTGGCCAGGGCTGTGGCGAGCGGTACGTGGCCCTGCGTTACAGGTCGGCGAACAGGAGTGGGTCGACGCGGCAAAGAGTTACGGCCAGCGACCCACTGTGATTATGCGGAAACATATGGCTCCGTATATCCTCGGCTATCTCCTGGTTTACGCCTCCCTGACGCTCGGTGGCGTCATTATTTCCGTCTCTGCCCTCTCGTTCATCGGACTCGGGATTAACGCCCCGACTCCTGAGTGGGGGCGGGCGATCAACATCGGGCAGCAGTACGTCGCCAGTCAGTCCTGGCACATCTCGCTCATTCCGGGGCTCCTGATTACGCTGGTTGTCACCGGATTCAACGCGTTGAGCGACGGAATCCGTGACGCTATTGACCCACAGAGCGAGGGTGCTGAAGGCGGTGCAGCTGGCGCGGCCGCCGGAGGTGGTGGCGGATGA
- a CDS encoding ABC transporter ATP-binding protein, whose protein sequence is MSHTEDGEPLLAVDNLRTVFHSDKEEIRAVDGVSFEIARGETLGIVGESGSGKSVTARSIMGLVDSPGEIREESSIRLDGRELTTLSEKQYRSVRGGDIAMVFQDPLSSLNPVYTVGNQIIEALELHRDMEGAEAKSEAIELLRAVGIPDAARRVDEFPHEFSGGMRQRAVIAMALACDPDLLICDEPTTALDVTIQAQILDLLQEIQTERDIGIMFITHDMGVIAEVADRVAVMYAGEVVEQAPVEELFANPHHPYTQGLLQSIPGRNPSTDRLPTIEGDVPTPHESASYCRFVSRCPKGFDECERVHPAHVEVGESADHTAACLLYPEDMPTDDTVTQHEENADQTGVEADEALSADDWPAERRKASEDTGPEDSDARADGGHGHSAGDTGGHSEGGGSDE, encoded by the coding sequence ATGAGCCACACCGAAGACGGCGAGCCGCTGCTGGCCGTTGATAACCTCCGGACCGTGTTCCACAGTGATAAAGAGGAGATCCGCGCTGTCGACGGGGTTTCCTTCGAAATCGCCCGTGGCGAGACGCTCGGTATCGTCGGCGAATCCGGTTCAGGCAAGAGCGTCACCGCACGCTCGATAATGGGACTGGTCGACAGTCCAGGCGAAATCCGCGAAGAGTCGTCCATACGGTTAGACGGGCGAGAGCTGACGACGCTTTCGGAGAAGCAATACCGGTCAGTTCGTGGCGGGGACATCGCGATGGTGTTTCAGGACCCGCTGAGCTCACTCAACCCCGTGTACACTGTCGGGAACCAGATCATCGAGGCGCTGGAGCTCCACCGAGATATGGAGGGCGCTGAGGCCAAGTCGGAGGCCATCGAACTGCTGCGTGCAGTCGGCATCCCCGACGCGGCACGGCGTGTCGATGAGTTCCCACACGAGTTCTCCGGCGGGATGCGTCAGCGAGCCGTCATCGCGATGGCACTGGCCTGTGACCCAGATCTGCTCATCTGTGATGAGCCGACGACAGCGCTCGATGTCACTATTCAGGCCCAGATTCTGGACCTGTTGCAGGAAATTCAGACGGAGCGTGATATCGGCATCATGTTCATTACGCACGACATGGGCGTCATCGCGGAAGTTGCTGACCGCGTCGCCGTGATGTACGCCGGCGAGGTCGTCGAGCAAGCACCTGTCGAGGAACTGTTCGCGAACCCACACCACCCATACACGCAGGGACTCCTGCAGAGCATTCCTGGCCGGAACCCCAGTACGGATCGGCTGCCCACTATCGAAGGAGACGTGCCGACGCCGCACGAATCGGCGTCGTACTGCCGGTTCGTCAGCCGGTGCCCGAAGGGCTTCGACGAATGTGAGCGGGTCCATCCCGCCCACGTCGAGGTCGGCGAATCAGCAGACCACACTGCCGCGTGTCTCCTGTACCCCGAAGATATGCCTACCGACGACACTGTGACACAGCACGAAGAGAACGCGGACCAGACAGGCGTCGAAGCAGACGAAGCACTGTCGGCGGACGACTGGCCGGCTGAGCGCCGAAAAGCTAGTGAGGATACTGGTCCCGAAGACAGCGACGCACGGGCCGATGGCGGCCACGGCCACAGTGCCGGTGACACCGGCGGACACAGTGAGGGGGGTGGCTCAGATGAGTGA